GCTACCACGAGCTGGCGGACCAGCATCTGACGGGGTGGGAGACCGGCAGCGAGCTGCCGGACACCGTGTGGCTGAGCTGCCGCACCCTGGACTCGGACATCCGTATCGCGCTGGCCGCCCGGACCCGCACCTCCTCCGGCCGGGGCGGGGCGCCCATGCCTCAGCTCACCGCGCTGGGTGCGTCCCACACGCTGGTCCTGCCCCTCCCCCCGGACTCCTCCGCGGTCGTCGAGAAGACCGTGGCGCTGTTCACCTCCCGCGACCCGGCGATCGAGAGCCCGCGGCATGCGGCCGTGGACTGTGTGGCCCTGGCCCCGCACTTCCGGCAGTTGCGGGCATCGCACCGCCGCGCCTGGGAGAACCTGTGGCGGCAGGCCAAGCTGGAGGTCCCCGGAGAGGCGGGCGGGATCCTGCGGCTGCACCTCTTCCACCTCCTGCAGACCCTCTCGCCGCACACCGCCGAGCTGGATACCGGAGTGCCGGCGAGGGGTCTGCACGGCGAGGCGTACCGCGGACATGTCTTCTGGGACGAGCTGTTCGTGCTGCCGTTCTTGAATCTGCACCTGCCGCAGGTCTCCCGCGCGCTGCTCGACTACCGCTACCGGCGGCTGCCCGCCGCCTGCCATGCCGCGCGGGAAGCGGGCCGCACCGGCGCGATGTACCCGTGGCAGAGCGCCGGCGACGGTCGTGAGGAGACCCAGCAGATCCACCTCAACCCGCGCTCGGGGCGCTGGCTGCCCGACTACTCCCGGCTCCAGCACCACGTCGGCTCGGCGATCGCCTACAACGTGTGGCAGTACGGAGAGGCCAGCGGCGACACGGAGTTCCTGCACACCAGGGGCGCGGAGATGCTGCTGCAGATCGCCCGCTTCTGGGCCGCCTGTGCGGTCTGGGACGCCGCGCTGGGCCGGTACCGCATCCGCGGGGTCGTCGGTCCCGACGAGTACCACGACGGCTATCCGGACGCCGCCGCACCGGGAGTGGACGACAACGCCTACACCAATGTCACGGCGGCCTGGGTGCTGATGCGTGCCCTCGACCTCTGCCGCACGCTCCCCGAGGCCCATCAGCGGCAGCTGTACGAACGTCTCCAGCTCTGTCCGGAGGAGCCCGAGCGCTGGGAGGACATCGCCCACCGGCTCCATGTGCCCTACCACCGCGGGGTGATCAGCCAGTTCGCCGGATACGGGGACCTCGCCGAGCTGGACTGGCACGCATACCGGCAGCGCTACGGTGACATCCGCCGGCTGGACCGGATCCTGGAGGCGGAGGGCGACACGGTGAACCGCTACCAGGCCTCCAAACAAGCCGATGTGCTGATGCTGGGCTATCTCTTCTCACCGTCGGAGCTCGCTTCGGTGTTCCGCCGGCTCGGCCATCCCCTGGACGACGACATCTGGCACGCCACCGTCGACTACTACCTCCACCGCACCAGCCACGGCTCCACCCTCAGCGCCCTGGTCCACGCCTGGGTCCTGGCCCGCGTCCACCGTCCCGACGCGTGGACGTTCTGTGAGGAGGCGCTGGCCGGGGATGTGGCGGACGTCCAGGGCGGCACCACCGCGGAGGGCATCCACCTGGGGGCGATGGCCGGCACCCTGGATTTCGTGCAGCGCGGGATGACCGGCCTGGAGACCCGCGACCAGGCGCTGTGGCTCGATCCGGCGCCGCTGCCGGAGCTCTCGAAGTTCGGGGTCCGCATCCGCTTCCGGCGCCACTGGGACGTCGATCTGCGCATCCGCGCCGAGCAGGTACGGATCACGGTTCCGGCCTCCGAGAACCCCGCGATGCGGGTCAGGCTGCGCGACCGCTCGTTCTCGCTGGCGCCCGGTACGTCCCGCCGGCTCGATCTGCCCGGCGACTGACGGAGACCGAAGGACTCCGCCCAACACGGCCCGTCCGCCGGTCACTGCTCAGCGGCCGGGCACGGCCCGCCAGTCGCACGACGGGCCGTGCCGCCGCCGGGGACGGCGGGGCGCTCAGCGCCGCAGCGGGCCCTCGCAGCGGAAGTCCGAGGTGCCGGCCCGGCCCGTGGACCAGATCTCGGTGGGGCCGAAGGAGCAGTTCATATCGGCGAAGTTGTTCGCGGCGGGCTTGGTGCGGTCGAGGATGAAGTAGTCGACGGTTTCGGTCATGTCCTTGAAGACCTGGCCAGGGTCGCCGGAGTTGGCGAGATTGGCGGTGATCCGGCCGGTGCAGGTGAACCGGCCGATGCCCGGGTCGCCGTCGTCCTTGCAGACGGGCGTGTTGGCGGTGGCGGCGGCGAAGGCGCTCTGTACCTCTGCGGTGGTGGCGAACTTCAGGGAGCCGTTGGGCGTGAACGTCGTCTTCGGTACGAAGAGGTCGTCGACGATGGCGATCTGCGCGTCGAGGAAGGCGTCGTACTGCTGCTGCAGCCCCGCGTCGGCTCCCATCCGGTTGCGCCAGGAGTCGAAGGCCGCCGGGTCGTCCGCCCGCAGATACCGGTACATCTCCTGGAGCATCGCGGGGTGGTCGCGCCACAGGAACTCGAAGAACGTGCCGGCGTAGGAGTAGAAGCGGAAGCCGTCGCGGTCGTACGTCGCGTGCAGGAACTCGTTGATGCTCATACGGGCCTTGCCGTCCGCGGTGTCCGCGATGATGTCGCGGACGAGTGACCGGCGCACGGCGATGCCGTTGTCACGGGTCGAGCCGTCGAAGAACTCGGCACTGCCCTCGTCCATGGCCGTGGTGCGGTCGCCCTCGTACCAGGGGCCCTCGCCGAAGAAGCCGGGGACGGCGAAGCGGCCGTTGAGGTAGTGGACGTACTCGTGCCGGAAGAGCTCTTCGAGGGTGAGGCTGGAGTCCTGGGGGACACGCCGCTGGTAGGTGTAGAAGGTCGCGCCCTGCTCGATGTAGACGCCGCCGTTGTTGGTGCCCATGCCGGTGAGCAGCGGGTGGTAGACCTCGTAGTCGGCGCGGGAGGCGTACAGGACGATGGTGAGCGTGGTGTTGGGGTCGCCCGCCAGCGGCTGGGTGGTGCCGAGCACCCGGTGGAACTGGGCCCTGACCTGCTTGGACGCGTAGTAGAGCTGGTCGACGACGGCGCGGTCGAGGGCGGTGCGGACCTTGATGGCGCCGTTGTCGTAGGAGTAGGTGCGCGGGAAGATCCGCTTTTCGATGTCGTCCTTGCACACCGCGTACGGTTTGCAGGCGTCGAAGAAGATGAGCCACCCGGCGACCTTGGCCCAGGGTTCGCTGCCGTCGCCGAAGTTGCGCACCGTGGTGGGGAGGAGGGCGCCGAGGTCGGTGACGATGGCTTTCTTGAGGGAACCGATCTGGCCGAAGCGGCCG
This portion of the Streptomyces sp. 2114.4 genome encodes:
- a CDS encoding glycoside hydrolase family 65 protein, with product MTRPWTWSYEGYDPETERLRETLCALGNGYFATRGAASEVPAGPAHYPGTYAAGCYNRLTSLVAGRPVENEDMVNLPNWLPLRYRICPADAAPGPWLSPDHPQLTEHRQTLDLRHGTLTRWSVYEDEAGRRLTVEQCRLVHMGEPHLAALRTCFRSHGWAGTVEVESGIDGAVRNAGVARYHELADQHLTGWETGSELPDTVWLSCRTLDSDIRIALAARTRTSSGRGGAPMPQLTALGASHTLVLPLPPDSSAVVEKTVALFTSRDPAIESPRHAAVDCVALAPHFRQLRASHRRAWENLWRQAKLEVPGEAGGILRLHLFHLLQTLSPHTAELDTGVPARGLHGEAYRGHVFWDELFVLPFLNLHLPQVSRALLDYRYRRLPAACHAAREAGRTGAMYPWQSAGDGREETQQIHLNPRSGRWLPDYSRLQHHVGSAIAYNVWQYGEASGDTEFLHTRGAEMLLQIARFWAACAVWDAALGRYRIRGVVGPDEYHDGYPDAAAPGVDDNAYTNVTAAWVLMRALDLCRTLPEAHQRQLYERLQLCPEEPERWEDIAHRLHVPYHRGVISQFAGYGDLAELDWHAYRQRYGDIRRLDRILEAEGDTVNRYQASKQADVLMLGYLFSPSELASVFRRLGHPLDDDIWHATVDYYLHRTSHGSTLSALVHAWVLARVHRPDAWTFCEEALAGDVADVQGGTTAEGIHLGAMAGTLDFVQRGMTGLETRDQALWLDPAPLPELSKFGVRIRFRRHWDVDLRIRAEQVRITVPASENPAMRVRLRDRSFSLAPGTSRRLDLPGD
- a CDS encoding collagenase; protein product: MSPSRLPRGVLLTATLATTLVLPAVQAAQAAPHPSATSSQRARAAQPGHRPAAPTANPFDHAQRLAAAPKSDAGPAPAPRALVERGRIPGPQTKPAGTPQGPRPEVAPCTLDGITGLNPEQFADFLADPAVTADGCLRTLVWTWDPRLIPVMSDAHVQAVARRITGLAASHDGKNTSHLYEMFTYLHAVAYQDFSHDEIDTTDAPTVDAVRRAVEAFGTAARTFDVTRANADTLREALYAASAPGLRQHQLDLIQRVLVTLDAAHPATHKDPAWGNAALAALSVNYLGVYPGNKDTAFQYAAAADPAYRAAFKAFAGYTHLKGTPNAWAVRDALGEYGRFGQIGSLKKAIVTDLGALLPTTVRNFGDGSEPWAKVAGWLIFFDACKPYAVCKDDIEKRIFPRTYSYDNGAIKVRTALDRAVVDQLYYASKQVRAQFHRVLGTTQPLAGDPNTTLTIVLYASRADYEVYHPLLTGMGTNNGGVYIEQGATFYTYQRRVPQDSSLTLEELFRHEYVHYLNGRFAVPGFFGEGPWYEGDRTTAMDEGSAEFFDGSTRDNGIAVRRSLVRDIIADTADGKARMSINEFLHATYDRDGFRFYSYAGTFFEFLWRDHPAMLQEMYRYLRADDPAAFDSWRNRMGADAGLQQQYDAFLDAQIAIVDDLFVPKTTFTPNGSLKFATTAEVQSAFAAATANTPVCKDDGDPGIGRFTCTGRITANLANSGDPGQVFKDMTETVDYFILDRTKPAANNFADMNCSFGPTEIWSTGRAGTSDFRCEGPLRR